acataataaaaagtaaatatgaaaaaatgcattaaatCGATATGAAATATGATCCTAAGCTTGGTGTTGTCCAAGGAACTTGGCAAATCTCTTCTCTCAGTGGGACTCTTTGGTTTATGGCTTTCAGAAAAAAGTATGGGTGATGTTGTTCTTTCTGCGACATGGTCTATGTGGCTTCTTCGCAATGATGTAATATTTAAGCAGAAGTCCCAGATTATGATACTTTGTTCTTCTTATTGTTACTCGGCTTTGCTTATGGTTAAAGGCTATTGAACCGGATTTTCCCTACTCCTCCTCAGATTTGCTTCGACTGGACTAATTCTCAAAAGTTGAGGATTGGTATTATGTGGTCTCCCCCTATGACGAATAGATTCAAATGGAATGTTGATGGATCCTCTATCGGAAAACCTGGCCCCTCCGGAATAGGTGGTGTTTTGCGGAATCATCATGGAAtacttttaggtattttttctaTGCCGATTGGGATCTTAGACTCTAATGTAGCTGAGCTGAGAGCAGTAGTCAAAGCTATCGAATTGTCAGCCTCTAACTGCTTCTTAcatcataaacatattattatcgAATCTGATTCTGCCAATGTCATTAGCTGGATGAATAATTCTTATAATAGGCCTTGGATTCATCATAAACTCTTCTCTTCAGCTCAGAGGCTAGCTTCATGTTTTGATTCAATCACCTACTCTCATTCTTACCGGGAAAGCAATCACATGGCAGATCATCTCGCTAAACAAGGAGTGCACAGAATATCTGATTTTGTGGCTTGGCTATGACCCTCATAGATAATTTATCGGTACTTTGTTTAATCCAATGCAGATTATGTTGAATTCTTTTGGCTCCTATGCAGGAACCAGATGGTGGAaggttttttattgagtttgtaGGGTTTATGTTAAATAGGTTTGCTAGCTATTTCAGCAAACTTTTTCTCTGTGTAATGATTGCATTGCACAATTTtgcattacttaataataacagcttctttcaaaaaaaatatgatcctAAAATCGTCGAGAGCTAAGACATAAACTAATCCGTAGATTGTAATTCAGAGtttgttttattgataattattcaatttttttattaataaaaaagataatcatTCGGTTTTTTCGCTGAAAATCTCACATTTGTTtcaaaacagaaacagaaatgccgtcgtcgtcgtcgtcatctcCAAATCCGTCGACGATGCTTAAACCAGAGGTCGGACCTGACAGTCTTCCTCGAGAAGCTCCTGTCATTGCCTACACCGAGAAGGTCtcactcttctctctctctctctctctctctatcgattattattgtaattattactgaatttatttattttaatgtgaatcattgttatttttcagATAATCGAAGAAGAGCAACTTCAATTAAGGAAGTAAGTTTTACGCTTCTCGTTTATTTGGATCTGTAATTATGTGTTGATAATCAGAAAATGTAGTTTCGATAATCAGTTTATCTAGTGATTTAATCTGTttctgagaaagaaaaaaaaacacaagaataaTTACTGGAATCAGTGAATCACAGTCGTCAATAacttatttatgaatttgtttgataaatatttttaaattttttaatgtcagatatattgaagaaaattatttgaagatTCGTGACGCAGAAAAAGAATTAGTGAATTTCAGTctttaagaatttaaaagaaaataataaaagaagttctgaaatcttattgatgatttttttttatttaatttgtgttaGATATGTCGAAGACAATTAATTATTCATAGATTTGTGATGTAGAGAGAATCagtaaatttcaattttaagaattaaaaaatgaacaatatatataattttgttttatgaattttttttgtcgatGTTAGatatattgaagaaaattattCGAAGATTCGTGATGTAGAGATAAAGCTAGCGAATCTTACGTTAAAGCAGGTTGGTATGCGGCAATGTTCTAGTTTTTCAGTCTTGGATTTGGTGTTCTACTGACATTGCTGGTGGTTTTTGTGTATGATGGGGGTGTGGATAGGCTTAAGCGCTTGAACACATGAGGAAGAAGATAGAGATGTCGACAGAGAGAATTCGTGTTGCGAGGTTGAAGGAGGAAGAAGCTCAGAAGGTTTGTCCCTTTTCGTTGTCAAAACTTGGTTCTTACTGTTAGTAATGAAAGTAGTATTTGAATGATTTAGAGTAATATGGGTAGCATGATTTTGGGATGGTGGAAATGGATTTTTGAGGTATTTGGAAGAATGTGATGTGATGCAGTAGTGAAAACCAGTTCCTTCGTCAGTCGCATTGCATTGTATTCtgcatatttttcttcttttgtttcatTAGAAATGATCTCGCATGTCTGTATCATGCTTTCACTGAACACGACTGATGCAATGGGGATAAAGATTTGAGCTAAGAACTCGATGTTGAACAACGTTAGGGCCGAACTCCTTAAAAAGGCCATGCTTTCActgaatctttttcttttttatttctctctttgattttcttagatGAAAAATGAATGTTAATTGATGAGGTGCCTTCCTATAAgcaaaaggcaaaagaaaatgaaaacaccTTTCTGTCTTCCATCCCTTCAAACATCGGCTGAGCTCTTTAAAAGAAGGCCAAAAAAAGGAATAGGAAAAATCAAAGGCATTTCTGGTTGTAATTACTTTcagaaaaatttttttttttttaatctccatCTCTAGTTTTCACATTTATTCTAAAcagatttttcattaaaaatcaaagaaacatgttatttatatataaataaggcCCTTATTTATATTGGAGACTTTGGGAAATAAtcatttttggtgtttttttcaaatttcagaaaaaaaaaaaaaaattttcattcgCAGTTAGTAAACACATTTTCTTTAGTTTGATGTTTCTTAGaaattttttctgaaaaataaaaaaaaagatttcacaaGTAAAGGCAACCTCTATTTTGCTATAGGGGGAAATGCTTTTCAAGAACAAGTATCTGTTGATTTTGGAATCATTGCATGTAATCAATTCCTTGATATGGAAATGTAGAATTTGTCTCATGATTTTCTTGCTGCACACAGTTGAAGTTTGTGAGATGTGTGGTTGTTCATACATTAATGTTGTTGGCAAATTGTATTTCCTTCTTCATTTGATATGTTGTGCAGATTATTGACTACTAGTGATACATGtaaacacacaaaataaaaaccatcTACATACAATAGGTGTCTATCATAGTAGATCCCCactaaaaaaagacaaagaagaCCATAAATTAGAAAGCCCATTGATAGTTTGTACGTAGTTtcctccattaaaaaaaattattcttatcaACTCATGCCCCAGACCTACGAAAATTTATTGTTACAGTATGGTTGCCTTGAATTATACCAAGAACTCTAATTATCATATTATACAATGAGAGAATGTTTATAGTCCCATTCCATAAGTGAGATTCATATTAGCATATGGTTCTTTCCCAAGATAGTAAAAGAAGGTTTTAAGTAGGATTTCAGTTACAATGTTTAGATTAGGAAAACTTTTCTGAAactaatcaattattgaatttcaCCAACCCAGCTACCACTATAAaatttttagatctgttttGAGATTGTATTATAGTCTTCAATCAAACAGAATGAAAGCAGTAGATTGATAAACCATGGAAACCATTCCATTAGTGGGATTTGTAGCCTACATGTCTTTTCTAAGTcagtaaaagaaaaaggttttcgAGGACCGTAAAAAGCCTATAGGTATGCAGGACTTTCGGTTACAATGTCTAAGTTGAGAAAAATTTTCTTAAACCAATCAATTATTGGATTTCACAAACCAAACTACTATTACCAAAAGATTCCTAGATTCGCTTTTAGATcgcatttcaatttttaatcaaatgaaaTGAAAGCTAGAGATTGATTAGCTATAATAGTTGCAAACAAATCTTGATATTGGACATGATATTTGTTTGATTGGTCTCACCTATTACATTATCTTGAGAAGCTCCTTTCTTAACATGCTCCACCTCCAAAATATCTAGAACCGATTAGGATTAGACTAAAGTAGTTAACTCAATATCctatatagagaagaaaagcccaaattatatataatgataTAATAGAAGTCAAGGCTATgaacttattatatatatatatatatatatatgattatttcTTATCAAGAAGCCCAAAAACTCTTGGATCTTTACTCTTTAAAAGAGTTCAGGAATTTATTGGagctttttctttccatttattttcatgcTTGGCACTAAACCTTCCATATCAATactttcttgttatttattgataaaaagtTGTAGGGAAAAAAACCGAATTTAACCCCTTAGATCCTCTCACATACTTTGATCTATAAGgttttaataaatgattttgGTCAAGGTGATTCCTcatatgaaatcatgaaaatgatatgaatttatataaataacctataaaatgataattatcaAAAGGTCTATGTCCATATTCTAGTATTGGtctattaaaatgatgtttaacGGTCTCTACCCAAGAGTTTTGGCTCATAATCCAATGAATCTATAACCAGTTaatcattctttttaatttttcaaccaaacatcatgcttcctttttttttttttcttccaaccaATCGCTTTGATTTCATTTCTGCAACAACATATAATCTTGGTCATTTATCTTAATGCTTACAACTCAATTTGTTTCCGGTGATAACAATAATCCatgtgatattgtttttttttcttcttcttatgttgtttttaaatgaCATCATAACTACACGAGGTAAATTGATGCTACCCACTCTACTGGAGAAGGGGGCCGCTTTCTTCCCTTAAAAAATATCAGTTCCATCATGAGGGCTCAGCAAACAACATAATTAGCATCTTAACAAGGAGCAAGAAGGCTATTAGGAAGTCAATTCCTTTACCTAGTGGGAGTGTTGTTTTGACATGAGTGGCATTTTATCTCGGTAGTCTTGGATAGAATTATGTTGCTTGCTGGGCTCTGATGATGAAACTAGCATTTTTTAGGGGAAGAAAACGGTCTTTCATGTAGCTATGGTGCCATTTAGAAACAacccaagaaaaagaaaaaaaaacagtatttcACGGATTATTATCATCActataaaacaaattgagttGTAGGCATCAAGGTAAAGAATCAAGATTATATATTGttgcaaaaaagaaattaaaaggattggtgggaagattaaaaaaaatgattagaaaataaagaaaaaatgacgAACTAGCTGCAGGTTCAATGGATTATGGGTCATATCTATTTGGGTAGAGACCATAAGACAAACCAAGCCTAGAATATGAACTTAAGACTTATGATAACTATTATTTTATGGGCTATTTGTATAGatttatattcttttcatgattttatataaGGAGTCACCTTGACAAAATCATTGATTAAAGCCTTGTATATCAAAATATGTGAAATAATCAAAGGGGTTAGATTACTTATTTTTGTCTCTATAACTCTTGTCAATTGATAGTAAAAAAGTATTGAGAATAAGGGTTTTACACCAAgctaggaaaagaaatgaaaagaaagaattcCATTAAATTCTTCATCTTCTAAAAAAGAGAGATCCAAGAGGTTTTGCATTTATTGATAAGACATAAATATATCTATAAAAGAAATccataaccttaatttcaattatatcattatatataatttgagtaattcttttttatatagaatattaTAAAAGTACCAATCTAGTTCAACCAACTGGTTATAGATATTTTAAATGTGGAGCTTGTTGACGAGGGAGAGCTTTCTAGGATGATTTGACGAGTGAGGTCATTTCACGTGGCCTAGCCTAGTCTCAGCAAAACAGCAAACAAAGCTCATTCTGTCCATTATCAAACAAACATGCCCAAAGAACTCTCTAAAATAGGTTTAGCCCAAAAAAGCACTCCAATCGTTTGGCTTTTAGCCTTGGTATCCAAGGAACATCACGTGGATACGACGCTGAGTCCCTCAGTAAGCCTGATCAAGTCTAGCTCATCAACAACACCTTTTTCCCCCTTCCTGTCAGTTCCATAGGTAACCTTAACACAACGTCTTCTCATGGAAATCAACCTGCTCCATTTTCGAAATCCAAGCTTCCCTTTCCTTCactctttcatttctttttttggcaGGCTTCATTTTATAAGCGTAAGCCATATAAATAGTCATTCTATGAAGGGTAAGCTAAAAAAGTTAGTTTATTCACTTGATTCTCTATCCAATTTATCCTTATCCCTATACAAATACCACTTCATAGTTTCTAGACCAGCTAGTTTAGGGTACGCGAACCCTGAACTCCGTAGTTCCTTTGGAATGAACGTCTATCTAGCTTCAGATGTTGTTTCCTATATGGATCGCTAAACTATGGACCTAAGAACCGAATCCCTTGAATTCTCTCATCCTCGTGATTATAGCTCCTAATTTTCTGACTATGAAACGGTCTCTGTCAGCCTTACCAGCCGTCCAAGATGAGCGTTCAAACCGAATTGATCTTTTTTGTCCCCTCAGCCATCCATTCCCGTCTTCAGTTAGCAGCAAATTAACTCAAGGATAACCTTTATGTATGAGCTGGAAAGGAGGTATCTATAGATACCAAACAAACTAGCTAGTTTGAGAAGATAGTTAAATAAGAGGCGGATCTAGGGAGTCTTTACTTCTTCGACTTCTTATTCATAGTTCAGATAATCCAACCTCCACTTGTAAGCAGCACCAAAGTGAATcatcataacattttttttctgaaagaAGAACTCATCAAGAGATGAGACGTagctttttttttggaataagtcgATATATTGAAAGGGCTAACCAGAAGGTAGCCAAAAACAAgatacatgaaaagaaaaaaaaataaaaaaaaataaaaaataaaaaaaaatcaaataacaaaaagcaaacacaaaaaaaaagaaaaagctaatGTTGTTTGATCACAGTCATGAGATTTGTTTGCAGCTATTATATCTAATCAATCTTCTGTTTTCATTCtatttaattggagattagAATGTGATCTGAAAGCGGATTCAGGAATCTCCTGGTAATGATAGTTAAGTTGGTGTAATCCAATAATCAATTGGTTTTAGAAAGACTTTCCTAATGTAACGGAAAGTCCTGCCTATTTTAAGGGTTTTTGTAGTCCTTGAAAACTTTCTTCATTTACTGGCATGAAAAAGACTTGTAAGCTATGGATTTCACTAATGGAATGGACTATAACCATACTTCCATGGTCTACCATGATACTTGGGTTACTTGGCAGCTATACTGTCACAGTAAATTCTCACGGGTCTGGGGGAGATTAAGCAGACGCTGCAATGTGACCCAACTAGAGTCTCGGCGTCTTGGAAGCAGCAACAAAAGTTGTGAAGGGCGAGGAAGAAATTAAGCAGAAGTGTGAAGACTTAAATCATCTGGTAAGATCATCTCTGAATGAAGTTCTGAACTTCACTACTTCTTATTGTTTGTTAggttttctctatttattttattatctcttAACAGGTTCAAGAAAGCAGTAACTCTCAGTTTTCtagaattaagaaattaaaaagacgACTGGAAGCCCTAAACCCAAGTAGAGCATCTATGTCTCCTCCTCATGTAAACTCTATTTCTAAAACTATCGGTCATATCTAATTATCTATCAATAAATGTAGTTAATTGCTTGGACAGCACTATCATGGTATACTTTCACATTGATTATTAACTGTCATGGGCTAACTATTAGTTAATACTGCTCTTTCTTTGGGATTGCATTGTGCATGTGTAAGAAGGCATTGGCCTATGTGTGTGCGTAACTTACTTTGGCAATTGGGGCAGTGCAAGATCATGGTTATTTTCTTGGTGTAGAAGATGATAACAAATGGGCTAAGAAACGACATCTGATTcaggtaacaaaaaaaattgtatttgaatATATGCCTAGTAACTCAATTGAGACATAATATAGGCTTTGAAAATGTTCGGATGTGCATGAGATCGTATAAGCAAACTCAGTAAAACCATAACATCAGGCGTGTCCTGAAAGTGGGTGCCCTTAAGGAGCTAATGTTTGTGGATGTTCCATTTACTGTCATTACATCATGCTGCTCCACTGAGTGCTAGTATAGGCATATACTGATATACACATTGCATGTTTTAGAGAAATTGTTGAAAGTTTGCACTTGTGGTTATCCATGGGATGGAAAACCAATGGGACCTGCACCGAACAACCCAGCTCAAGATGCCTCGATTCCATTTTCAATAGAAACTGGTGCTGGAGTCGCTGAGAACGCTCCTCATCACGCAAATGGGGGAAATGTCCAAGTCATGAATGAGCAAAATCAACAGCCTAATGTCGAAGTAGAAGGAAGGGGAAAGAAGAAAGTCCATTTCCAAGGAAGGGGGAGGCGAATTGGGGCTGTTCCCAAGGGTGGAGGATTTGCCCAACCTGGCTGGACGGTGGCAGGATTCGATGTCGATGGCAGAAGTTAGAAACAACATTTCATATTCTCCTACACTGAAACTGTGAGCACCTCTACTTTTGCTCCACCAAGCATGCTCTTTGTTCCATATATGCTGGTTGATTTTTCCCAGTGTATTTATTCAATTGGCTATAGCTTCTTGATATAGAAAATGCCATCTGACCTTTTGAACTTCACATTGCCCCTTACCCTTGCCATCAATTCCTCATTCAAGGAAGTATGGCTCATGAACATTTCTTGTTATTTACTCTTTGACAAGCCGAAGCTGTGACCTGAAACTCTAGACTCTCCTTATCCCCTTTACATGTTGCTTAATATTTTCTGCCCCGTGTATTCTTTCACTTGTATAGAGTCTGTTGATATAGAAGTGGTATTTGATCCCACTTCCCACTGCTGCTTCTCTTGTGTTACAAATAGATTCCTTTGATAGTTGTCGTCCCATGTGAAGTAAACATTTGTTGTTCTTCACTTTTATTCTGGCTATAGCTGTACGTTTAAATCTCTAGACTCCCCTTCGCCTTCACATGTGCTGCTTCTGCCCAATGTGGGCTTTGATTGAACAATTGAAATCTTATCATTCACTTCGGTCAGCAATATATTTGTATAACCAAAATTGCCCTCAGACAATCCAAAACcagtgttattaaatttgatatatgacatggattttaaattaaactagatGGTAATCAGGTCACCAACAATTCAGTCGACatggtttgattttcttttttttaaaagcattgttgcattgttttaacatttttaaaaaaacttgaaacaacatcattttaagttaatttaggtTAACATAGGTTAACCTACCCAACTTATGATCGAAGTCATGAGTTGggttaggtttaataactttgtccaaaaacctattaaaaatcattaatttcaatCATGGGAAATGAatagacattaaaaaaattctaaatataaattgaaaaggttatgcaaggatttaattaaataaattgagtgtcaatagataaataaataagtcattaactaaagataaaaatggaaaaataaagagatgaatttaaataaaaatatttaatctcgcaatataaattatttatctagttatgtttaatgaatttatttattaaaattgattttttatttagtaaagtgataataaaaatagatacatATAGGAAATTGATGGAATAaaatcaaagggaaaaaaaatattatgcaagaataactatattttatttatataaaataaaaaatattgatgaaataaaataatctcttaaaaaatttaaaaaataatcattatttaaaaaggttaaataaaaatctaaaaaaattagaaggaatggatattaaattaaatataaaataaaaatttatttaaaaaaaacaagttaaaaaaaaatatcaattaaaaaaaactatataaaaatagagGTTAGACACTATTGAGCTTGGCAACCCAAGGCCGTGTGCTTGTCCTAATTTTTTTCCTAGTAATGGGGTGGATGGGATGTCATCCAAcccaaaagttttttaaaacataaaggaCCCATGAATTGTTTTCCCCTAGATTTGGTTATAGTGGTAGTTGAGAAATtgaggttgattttttttttttaacttagaaacttatttttgaacaaaatatcataaaaatattataaatactttGATAAACTCATATATGACCTCGAACATCTCAAAAATTcacttaaaaatctaaaatcaaccaaaaatcaaaaacctttttgaGATCAAATCTATTATCTCAAACAAATTGAAGGGTAAAGAAAACCTAGAATAAAATTTTCTCATTTAATAGAACTCATTAACactaaaatcaatatttttagtgGTGGAAATTGGTATCAAATATTGGGACTTGCGTTCTCTTCCCTCAAACTaggagtaaaaaaataaagaaaataaagttttgaattaaaattgaatttttgagaaATATGGGAAcaaaagtttataatttgaaatgTCATAGTAAATTTTTTGATctaattttaaatcatcatttattttctatgttttttttcactttgatcatCTTTCTTTTAGTCTTGCAATTCCTCAATAAATTTGAAGTAATTATCATTCAATTTGTTCATAAGAGGAtgaaatcattcaaaaaaaaatttaagaattaaaatgaaaataaataaattaaacaatggtAAAATGTAAGAGCGTGAACAACTTCTAAAGTTTTGAGTTTCTTGTAATCACTGAAAATCGAGTTAGGATAAACATCTATTACTCTGAATCTCGTAAATGTTACTGTTGCAAAAATAATGCCATGTTTCCACAGAGAATAAGGCAAGGTCTTCTTTAACTTTTGTGCTTTGTTTGTTCATGCGGGGTACGGGGCACCACCGCACAAACCAACGGGCATGCATCAATGTCTTTTAACTTAGGCTTTGTCTGGAACTGTGACCTAACTGGTCTTGTGGAAGTGTTCACTGTGCATGATATCATCAATGTCCGTATCTGCTTCTGCCATGGATGTTATTGACATTACTTGCATATGTTTGTACAACACCAGACTTGATTGATCCATTCGTCTTTATATACATGGTGTCATAATCTGTAAATCTGCCATACTGTTTTTGTTCTTCATACTGTTTCAAATTCAACAAGAACTCATACtgtttcaaattcaaactttcgAAATGCCATTCCCTATAAATTGTTAAGCATAATCATGGGGTTAATCCAATGCTGCTggtgaacttcaaatcaaacGATTTAAGCAGCATGCATGGACATTTTGCATAATTCTATGATCTTTGCTGGTCAAGAAACAGTGCAAGGTGCGTGgaatttcaatttcatgtaCAATAAAGCAAGCAATTTCTGATTTGGCATTTAAACTTACACCTGTTTACACCAAACCTGTCCTGCCCTAATGAAAAAGTTACTGAATTATTCTGCTCTGTGTAAATTGATTAAATGATTAGAAGCCAAAAGTCCTAAATTGTTCTTTATGTTTCAAAACTAACGTATGTACTAACCTCCCAAAATAAAGGCCGGTTTCACATTCCTTGTTTTGATGAGGCAACAAagcccttctctttttttttgaaagatgtgtATATTATATAAGCGTCAAAGTCTGACGGGAATAGAACAAAAGCTACGCAATATCTTAATATGGCATAAAGTCATATTAAGGATAAAGCGCAACTTAAGATAAaccaaagcaaagaaaaccatACAAAATCCATCCAAATGAGCTGAAACTAAACATtcctcaacaaaacaaaacagaaaatactCAAAGACATAATGGGAGAAGAAACAATAGCAAGCCCATAGAAAAATGGTGGATTCAAAGCCAGGCAACAAATTCACTTGATCTCCGCACTCCTTGCTTAGCCAAACCATCTGCCATGCAATTACTTTCACGAAAGATATGAGAGAAGgtgattgaaacaaaatatgctttcagtctATTAACATAGGAGAACAAATTATGATGCTTCCAGTGACGACTGAGAGGATTATTCATCCAGCGAATAGCATTGACAGAGTCAGATTCGATGATGAGGTGTTGATGGTGTAAATGACAATTAGATGCTGATAGATCAATGGCTTTCACAATAGCCCTTAACTCAGCAATATTAGAGTCTAAAATACCAACTGGAATAGAGAACATACCGAGCACATGGCCATGATGATTTCGCAGCACACCACCTATTCCAGAGGGGCCTGGCTTACCAAGAGAAGAGCCGTCCACATTCCATTTGAGCCTATTAATCATAGGAGGagaccatatatttttaatcctgAAAGAGTGAGCATTGGACCACCGAAGCAAGCCATCTGCCGATCTGATCAGATCTGAAAGGGAGTATGGAAAATCTGAATGGATAGCTTTTAGCCAAAGACATAGACGGgtgataataagaaaaaaaattgagtcataaTCAGGTGTCTTCTGTTGGAAAATGAGATCATTTCGAAGCTATCCATAAAACTGGACCCGTGAATAATTACAAGCTGAAAAGGAAATTGTCCCTTTGCTATCCCCCCCAAGGaatgtttaaaaaaactaatacacgtttaaatttatattatctaaTCCCATTCAAcccatcaaaattaaataatacagatattataaatgaatcaaacaacataaaaaaactatattacaaGCTAGTCCGGTAGTGGACCTAGATTTCTAAAACATTACAACTCAATCTTACATACCATATACTCCATTTGTTCTTATATTTGATAGTTTATGtgttgtatattatttttattttatttgaagatattttGGACCTAGATTTCTAAGACATTACacattgtaattttaataaaaacaggTGGGCTGGTGACTCACAAGTTGACCTAGTAATTAACTTCAAGACTCGGGTATTTTTTGTCAGTTACTAGATGAAGCCAAACAACAATGAACAAGGCAGAAAAATGTGCAGAGCTGTACTGGAATTATGTAGACAATAAATGGTGG
The genomic region above belongs to Populus alba chromosome 12, ASM523922v2, whole genome shotgun sequence and contains:
- the LOC118060579 gene encoding LOW QUALITY PROTEIN: uncharacterized mitochondrial protein AtMg00170/AtMg00620 (The sequence of the model RefSeq protein was modified relative to this genomic sequence to represent the inferred CDS: deleted 2 bases in 1 codon; substituted 6 bases at 6 genomic stop codons), which codes for QQHIILVIYLNAYNSICFRXXQXSMXYCFFFFLMLFLNDIITTRGKLMLPTLLEKGAAFFPXKISVPSXGLSKQHN